The Candidatus Koribacter versatilis Ellin345 genome has a segment encoding these proteins:
- a CDS encoding DUF5715 family protein, producing the protein MVSRRAQLVFLFLVVMALASQALAVIHTTHKTVAKPSKFKRTRAKVKNALWNPLFRPTHESMLVQNEQMHAMELPPIKNTDELEELKSNGALAPFEESDHLHIAKGLPMDRAFARPWTVDFVEDVAREYYEEFGVPLQLNSAVRTVQVQRKLRRHNGNAAPESGDIISSHLAGTTVDIQRGGLTKPQHQWLENYFANLKALGLIEPEEERRHYCFHVMVYQDYDKWRDQPAVAEGTP; encoded by the coding sequence ATGGTTTCTCGCCGGGCCCAACTGGTCTTTCTCTTCCTTGTCGTAATGGCGCTCGCCTCTCAGGCCCTCGCTGTAATCCACACCACGCACAAAACGGTCGCCAAGCCGTCGAAATTCAAACGCACACGCGCCAAAGTAAAGAACGCGCTTTGGAATCCGCTCTTCCGTCCAACCCATGAATCCATGCTGGTGCAGAACGAACAGATGCACGCCATGGAACTTCCTCCTATCAAGAACACCGATGAGCTTGAGGAACTGAAGTCGAACGGCGCCCTGGCGCCCTTTGAAGAATCTGACCATCTCCACATCGCGAAGGGCCTGCCCATGGATCGCGCCTTTGCGCGTCCGTGGACCGTGGACTTCGTGGAAGACGTCGCCCGCGAATACTACGAAGAGTTCGGCGTCCCCCTGCAATTGAACTCGGCGGTACGCACGGTACAAGTCCAGCGCAAGCTGCGTCGCCATAACGGCAATGCCGCTCCCGAGTCCGGCGACATTATCTCCTCCCACCTTGCCGGCACCACGGTCGACATCCAGCGCGGTGGCCTGACCAAGCCCCAGCATCAGTGGCTGGAAAACTACTTCGCCAACCTCAAAGCCCTCGGCCTGATTGAGCCCGAAGAAGAGCGCCGCCACTATTGCTTCCATGTCATGGTCTACCAGGATTATGACAAATGGCGCGATCAGCCAGCTGTGGCCGAAGGCACTCCGTAA
- a CDS encoding bifunctional serine/threonine-protein kinase/formylglycine-generating enzyme family protein yields MALAPGTKIGPYQVDALLGKGGMGEVYTARDTRLQRTVAIKILPSHLSYNPDLRARFEQEAKSISALQHPNICVIHDVGSQDDIEFMVMEYVQGDTLDKLIPKGGLPAEIAIRYAIQIADAIGCAHSAGIVHRDLKPSNVIVDKSGLVKVLDFGLAKTSALAAQAGAMETITVGTSPGTIVGTVAYMSPEQAEGKAVDTRSDVFSFGAVFYEMLSGHRAFEGESSAALLASVLRDEPKPLTEVRRDLDPEIRRIVTRCLKKDPAARYADGNDLARDLKRCRETLFPESGTGMSAVRLAHEVKRPRVLIPAVLLLLLIAAGTMMLVKRSRDAHWARETALPQISQLVDEGKFETAFQLATKAESAIPGDPALEKVWKQVTFELTLETSAPDVSVYRREYDDHNGPWIFVGKAPFKSIRQPRGTRLWKLEKPGYVTVIRTTNSLLDRYFVSTDPMTAHVTMDAVADAPPGMVRVAPSKSLKELLIPGFEGMPHLDLPDYWLDQYEVTNRAFEAFVDAGGYRNPSFWKHDFIRDGKKLTFDQAMALFQDATGRTGPKDWVGGQYPKGQDDYPVAGISWYEAAAYAEYAGKSLPSIYHFNRAAGPQFSYLIEPASNFGTGGPVPVGSRQGIGPFGTSDMAGNVKEWIFTEAENGKHYVLGGAWDEPTYMFVDPDAQAPFLRASNIGFRCVKYINPDAIPKVAFDRILSARRDLTAVKPVSDQVFSAYRSLYSYDKAPLNAHVDKLEKTEDDWTVEKIAYDAPYGNERAFAYLFLPTKANPPFQTVLFFPGSNALELRKFNLYPTAAIDALVRSGRAVIYPVYKGTYERGDGMESDVPNMSTTWRDHVVMWAKDASRAIDYVESRPDLDHAKVAYYGYSWGSEMGTIIPAIEPRIKVVTLALGGFDLHQSLPEVDTVNFAQRIKQPTLMLNGRYDFFFPMDATQEPLYRMLGAPKDDKKHLIYDTSHTIPRNELIKENLNWLDKYLGPVK; encoded by the coding sequence ATGGCTCTGGCTCCCGGGACAAAAATTGGGCCCTACCAAGTTGACGCGCTCCTCGGCAAAGGCGGTATGGGCGAGGTCTACACTGCCCGCGACACGCGCCTCCAGCGGACCGTCGCCATCAAAATCCTTCCCTCGCACCTTTCCTACAATCCCGATCTCCGTGCTCGGTTCGAGCAGGAAGCCAAGTCCATCTCCGCGCTGCAGCACCCGAACATCTGTGTCATCCACGACGTTGGCTCGCAGGACGACATCGAGTTCATGGTCATGGAGTACGTCCAGGGCGACACGCTCGACAAGCTGATCCCCAAGGGCGGTCTCCCCGCTGAAATCGCAATCCGCTATGCAATCCAAATCGCCGACGCCATCGGATGCGCGCACAGTGCCGGAATCGTTCACCGAGATCTCAAGCCTTCGAACGTCATCGTTGACAAATCTGGCCTGGTAAAGGTTCTCGACTTCGGACTGGCAAAGACCTCCGCACTCGCTGCGCAAGCCGGTGCCATGGAAACGATCACCGTTGGCACCAGTCCCGGCACAATCGTCGGGACAGTGGCTTATATGTCTCCGGAACAAGCCGAAGGCAAGGCGGTGGACACCCGCAGCGATGTCTTCTCTTTTGGCGCAGTCTTCTATGAGATGCTCAGCGGCCACCGCGCCTTCGAGGGTGAATCCAGCGCCGCGCTACTTGCGTCGGTCCTCCGAGATGAACCGAAACCGCTCACCGAAGTTCGCCGCGATCTCGATCCCGAAATCCGCCGCATCGTCACGCGCTGTCTAAAGAAGGATCCGGCCGCTCGCTACGCGGATGGCAACGACCTCGCTCGCGACCTCAAGCGTTGTCGCGAGACCCTCTTCCCCGAATCCGGCACGGGAATGAGTGCCGTCCGACTGGCGCACGAAGTGAAGCGCCCGCGTGTTTTGATTCCTGCAGTTCTGCTGTTACTCCTCATCGCCGCCGGGACAATGATGCTGGTCAAACGCTCGCGCGATGCGCATTGGGCGCGAGAGACAGCGCTCCCGCAAATCTCGCAACTTGTCGACGAGGGAAAGTTTGAGACCGCCTTCCAACTCGCGACCAAGGCGGAAAGCGCGATTCCCGGCGATCCCGCGCTCGAAAAGGTCTGGAAGCAAGTCACGTTCGAACTGACCCTTGAGACAAGCGCTCCTGACGTCAGCGTCTATCGCCGGGAATACGATGACCACAACGGCCCCTGGATCTTTGTCGGGAAGGCCCCGTTCAAGTCCATCCGGCAGCCCCGCGGAACTCGGCTCTGGAAACTCGAAAAGCCCGGTTATGTGACGGTAATTAGGACTACCAACTCTCTCCTCGACCGTTACTTTGTTTCCACCGACCCGATGACCGCTCATGTCACCATGGATGCTGTCGCTGATGCCCCGCCTGGCATGGTCCGCGTCGCTCCTTCGAAGAGCCTGAAGGAGCTACTGATCCCCGGTTTTGAGGGCATGCCTCACCTCGATCTGCCTGACTACTGGCTCGATCAGTACGAAGTGACGAACCGCGCGTTCGAAGCCTTCGTGGATGCCGGTGGTTATCGCAATCCATCTTTCTGGAAGCACGACTTCATTCGCGACGGCAAGAAACTGACCTTCGATCAGGCAATGGCGCTGTTCCAGGACGCCACTGGACGTACGGGACCGAAAGACTGGGTCGGCGGTCAATATCCGAAGGGACAGGATGACTATCCCGTCGCTGGCATCAGTTGGTACGAAGCCGCCGCTTACGCCGAATATGCAGGCAAGAGCCTGCCGTCGATCTATCACTTCAACCGGGCAGCGGGACCACAGTTCTCGTACCTGATCGAACCGGCGAGCAATTTCGGTACCGGCGGGCCGGTACCGGTTGGCAGCCGACAAGGCATCGGTCCGTTCGGCACCTCCGACATGGCGGGAAATGTGAAGGAGTGGATCTTCACCGAGGCCGAAAACGGCAAACACTACGTTTTGGGTGGCGCCTGGGATGAGCCTACCTATATGTTCGTCGATCCCGACGCGCAGGCACCGTTTTTGCGCGCCAGCAACATCGGGTTCCGTTGTGTGAAATACATAAATCCCGATGCAATTCCGAAGGTCGCGTTCGACCGCATCCTCTCCGCGCGCCGCGATTTGACCGCCGTCAAGCCGGTTTCTGATCAGGTCTTCAGCGCCTATCGCAGCCTCTACTCATACGACAAAGCACCCCTCAACGCACACGTCGATAAGCTCGAGAAAACCGAGGACGATTGGACGGTTGAAAAGATCGCTTACGACGCGCCTTACGGGAACGAGCGAGCATTTGCATACCTGTTCCTTCCGACCAAGGCGAACCCGCCATTCCAGACTGTGCTCTTCTTCCCCGGATCGAACGCGCTTGAGTTGAGGAAGTTCAACCTGTATCCCACCGCGGCAATCGACGCGCTTGTGCGCAGCGGACGCGCCGTGATTTACCCGGTTTACAAAGGCACCTACGAACGCGGCGACGGCATGGAAAGCGATGTCCCGAATATGAGCACCACGTGGCGGGACCATGTCGTGATGTGGGCGAAGGATGCTTCCCGCGCGATCGACTACGTCGAGAGCCGCCCCGACCTCGATCACGCAAAGGTCGCCTACTACGGGTATAGCTGGGGCTCGGAGATGGGCACGATCATTCCCGCCATCGAACCTCGCATCAAGGTCGTGACCCTTGCCCTCGGCGGCTTCGATCTCCACCAGTCACTGCCCGAGGTCGACACCGTCAACTTCGCCCAACGTATCAAGCAGCCGACGCTGATGCTCAATGGCCGCTACGATTTCTTCTTCCCCATGGACGCCACCCAGGAGCCTCTATATCGAATGCTTGGCGCTCCGAAGGACGACAAGAAGCACCTGATTTACGACACCAGCCACACTATTCCGCGCAACGAACTGATCAAGGAAAACCTGAATTGGCTGGATAAATATCTCGGTCCGGTGAAGTGA
- a CDS encoding dipeptidase, translated as MRRFAFLLLLCGLCAAQSPTPKQPAKAAPVGWKAIHDSALVVDTHADTPQPWLDKNINAADPDSKLMVTIPAAKAGNLGAEFFSIWVDPVKFKGHYPDRTLALIDAVYQQVQRNPKDMMFATSVKDIYAARREHKLASLMGIEGGHSIANDLGLLRDYYRLGVRYMTLTWSNTNDWADSSGDVDDKNIQHHDGLTDFGRDVVREMNRIGMIVDISHTSDRTFYKTLVVARAPVIASHSSSRALTNVPRNMTDDMLRALNRNGGVAMVNFNCGFISNEYAAAEKKLEAEDHSIADLKKKAAEPGSNITEADIQKAEDAFYASIPRPPLSNLIDHIDHMVKIAGIDHVGLGSDFDGVSCTPEGIDSAADLPKITQALHDRGYNAEQIKKILGGNILHVFSEVEKTAAQLQAESPENKDTRHEVKLDAQPKK; from the coding sequence ATGCGAAGATTCGCATTCCTACTGTTGCTCTGCGGGCTATGTGCCGCACAATCTCCCACCCCTAAGCAGCCGGCCAAAGCAGCCCCCGTCGGCTGGAAGGCCATTCACGACTCTGCCCTCGTTGTTGATACCCATGCCGACACTCCGCAACCTTGGCTGGACAAGAACATCAACGCCGCCGACCCCGACTCGAAGCTGATGGTCACGATTCCGGCGGCCAAAGCCGGCAACCTCGGTGCCGAGTTTTTCTCGATCTGGGTGGATCCAGTAAAGTTCAAAGGCCATTACCCCGACCGCACTCTCGCGCTCATCGATGCCGTCTATCAGCAGGTCCAGCGCAATCCGAAAGACATGATGTTCGCCACCAGCGTGAAGGACATCTACGCCGCTCGCCGCGAACATAAGCTCGCCTCGTTGATGGGAATCGAGGGTGGCCATTCCATCGCCAACGATCTCGGACTACTGCGCGATTACTACCGCCTCGGCGTGCGTTATATGACGCTCACCTGGTCGAACACCAACGACTGGGCTGACTCCTCCGGTGACGTGGACGACAAGAACATTCAGCACCACGACGGTCTTACCGATTTCGGCCGCGACGTGGTCCGTGAGATGAACCGCATCGGCATGATCGTGGACATCTCCCACACCTCTGACCGCACCTTTTACAAGACGCTGGTCGTCGCCCGCGCTCCCGTAATCGCCTCGCACTCTTCTTCTCGCGCGCTCACCAACGTTCCCCGCAACATGACCGACGACATGCTCCGCGCCCTCAACCGTAACGGCGGTGTCGCCATGGTCAACTTCAACTGCGGATTCATCAGCAACGAATACGCAGCCGCAGAGAAGAAACTCGAAGCGGAAGACCACTCCATCGCCGACCTTAAGAAGAAAGCTGCCGAACCGGGTTCAAATATCACCGAAGCCGACATCCAGAAGGCGGAAGACGCGTTCTACGCCAGTATTCCCCGCCCTCCGCTCAGCAACTTGATTGACCACATTGATCACATGGTGAAAATCGCCGGGATAGATCACGTCGGACTGGGTTCAGATTTCGACGGCGTTAGCTGCACCCCCGAGGGTATCGATTCGGCCGCCGATCTTCCGAAAATCACGCAGGCACTCCACGACCGCGGCTACAATGCAGAGCAGATTAAAAAGATTCTCGGCGGCAATATCCTCCATGTCTTTTCCGAAGTGGAGAAGACGGCCGCGCAGCTTCAGGCGGAGTCGCCCGAGAACAAAGACACGCGGCACGAGGTAAAGCTCGACGCCCAGCCCAAGAAATAG
- a CDS encoding peptidylprolyl isomerase, which translates to MRTITTFALALIAVASFAQDKPAATPAKVPPLNVRVKPAAAPAIPAVADKDITPELAHTTLGTPEQPVAVIETTKGTFRCVLFKMEAPLTVENFIGLARGTKDWTDPGTGFKKHNVPLYTGTQFHRVIPNFMVQGGDPMGTGMGDPGYKFKDEFNSDLNFDRPARLAMANSGANTNGSQFFITEVPTPHLNQKHTIFGQCDNVDLVQQMARVPRDERNDKPTESISITGIKFEGVKPPAAKAPVKKTTGTATKSTTTKPKPKPTPQ; encoded by the coding sequence ATGCGCACGATCACGACCTTCGCGCTCGCACTTATCGCAGTCGCTAGCTTTGCCCAGGACAAACCCGCCGCTACTCCGGCGAAAGTGCCGCCGCTGAACGTTCGCGTGAAGCCCGCGGCCGCGCCCGCGATTCCCGCCGTGGCAGACAAGGACATCACCCCCGAACTCGCCCACACCACGCTCGGCACACCCGAGCAGCCCGTCGCGGTGATTGAGACCACCAAGGGGACCTTCCGCTGTGTGCTCTTTAAGATGGAAGCTCCGCTCACGGTCGAGAACTTCATCGGTCTCGCGCGTGGCACCAAGGACTGGACCGATCCCGGCACTGGCTTCAAGAAGCACAACGTCCCGCTGTACACCGGCACACAGTTTCACCGCGTCATCCCGAATTTCATGGTCCAGGGCGGCGATCCGATGGGCACCGGCATGGGCGATCCCGGCTACAAGTTCAAGGATGAGTTCAACTCCGACCTGAACTTCGACCGTCCCGCCCGCCTCGCCATGGCTAATTCAGGCGCCAATACTAACGGCAGCCAGTTCTTCATCACCGAAGTCCCCACGCCGCACCTCAACCAGAAGCACACTATTTTTGGCCAGTGCGACAACGTGGACCTGGTCCAGCAGATGGCCCGAGTCCCCCGCGACGAACGCAACGACAAGCCCACCGAGAGCATCAGCATTACCGGCATCAAGTTTGAGGGCGTTAAGCCGCCAGCCGCCAAAGCTCCAGTGAAGAAGACCACGGGCACAGCCACGAAGAGCACAACGACGAAACCGAAGCCGAAGCCGACACCGCAATGA
- a CDS encoding papain-like cysteine protease family protein encodes MRLKWIALVALALSAWAGAQKTTAVGIPSADFNFASAVQLKTDWCWAASVQMVLNWYHIPVKQTDVVGRIYGKPVDKAASEDEITVALSGTAYDRDHHKVLLRAKRIRGVPPTDLLVDELERQRPVLLTIRSTRTMLHAVVLTSAEYEVNKEGHIHVTSLTYRDPNPSIKSRKPATAIQLSGAELGHFVRSISSYYLVSMKKSA; translated from the coding sequence ATGAGATTGAAATGGATCGCGCTCGTCGCGCTGGCGTTGTCGGCTTGGGCCGGCGCGCAGAAGACGACAGCCGTCGGCATTCCGTCGGCGGATTTCAATTTTGCGTCCGCGGTTCAGTTGAAGACTGATTGGTGCTGGGCGGCATCGGTGCAGATGGTCCTTAACTGGTACCACATTCCCGTAAAACAAACCGACGTGGTGGGTCGGATTTATGGGAAGCCGGTCGACAAAGCGGCGAGCGAGGACGAAATCACCGTTGCGCTGAGCGGTACGGCCTACGATCGCGATCATCACAAGGTTCTGCTGCGCGCGAAACGTATTCGCGGAGTCCCGCCTACCGATTTGCTGGTGGATGAATTGGAGCGGCAACGTCCGGTATTGTTAACCATCCGGTCAACGCGCACCATGCTGCATGCGGTAGTCCTGACGAGCGCAGAGTACGAGGTCAATAAGGAAGGTCACATCCACGTGACTTCTCTTACATATCGCGATCCGAACCCCAGCATCAAGAGTAGGAAGCCGGCGACAGCGATTCAGCTGAGCGGCGCGGAACTTGGGCACTTTGTGCGATCGATCAGCAGCTATTACCTGGTCTCGATGAAAAAATCGGCATAG
- a CDS encoding GumC family protein, whose amino-acid sequence MSPSHSEPPFGRLHSSNDEFSLLALSRVLSARRRTVGYITGAGIAIAILISLFSPTKFAATATLELNPANATSFNLSSGASSSDHVEAAVNQATQVGILQSDELALQVITKLKLEEVADRRSFFKFGRTDDRSVPLNQTPARTGRMLRSFHQNLRVQPVGGTRLIEIRYLDRDPALTAAVVNALVDDYLDRHVQTRFTATRQASDWLSRQLTDLKNDVETSQQRLADYQRETGILGESETNNIVTAKLEDINKQLSAAEANRIVKEAVWRLAKSGDPELISSMAGTSLVPGIASSSAPLGLLPTLRAQEAQLKADIAQNSERLGPSFPKLVQMRAQLADLQSSIQSELGKISARAENDYLAAKNAEDMERALFAKQKQEANQINDSAVQYGVLKREADANRDLYQTLLGKLKEAGVLAGLHSSDILVVDSARVPDKPASPKRLLNLVLGAVIGLILGVSIALLQDSLDRTIRSPEDVARVSNIPTIGVIPVHSDDDKSEADQRFRALRGNLPAGSPRVTVVSGPAPGEGKTTVAIHLAQSLGRLGRRVLLVDADLHRPSVHKYLKLDNSSAGLSELLTDSHLLSGDSRTLPDGIALLLAGTATEQAIDHVESPRMGALIDHWRSTYDDIVIDTPPVLAYSNAVSISKFADAVLLVLRAGQTSSDALVRSLEIFEQSGVKVSGAVLNRLDFHSPYYKHYYGNDYRSLQEPTS is encoded by the coding sequence ATGTCTCCCTCGCACTCCGAACCTCCGTTCGGTCGTTTGCACTCCAGCAACGACGAGTTCTCACTCCTCGCCTTAAGTCGAGTACTGTCCGCTCGACGCCGCACCGTCGGATACATCACCGGCGCTGGCATCGCGATCGCAATTCTGATTTCCCTCTTCTCACCGACCAAATTCGCTGCCACTGCAACACTGGAGTTGAACCCGGCAAATGCTACCAGCTTCAATTTGTCATCTGGGGCGAGTTCGTCTGATCACGTCGAAGCAGCAGTCAATCAAGCTACCCAGGTCGGAATTCTCCAGAGCGATGAACTCGCGCTGCAAGTCATCACGAAGCTGAAACTTGAGGAAGTTGCAGACCGACGATCCTTTTTTAAGTTTGGTCGAACAGACGATCGTTCCGTGCCGCTCAATCAGACCCCGGCGCGGACCGGAAGAATGCTCCGTTCTTTTCACCAGAACTTGCGAGTGCAACCAGTCGGCGGCACCCGCCTCATCGAGATCCGATACCTCGATCGTGATCCTGCTCTCACCGCTGCGGTGGTCAACGCCCTTGTGGACGACTATCTCGATCGTCATGTCCAGACTCGCTTCACCGCCACTCGCCAAGCATCCGATTGGCTCTCGCGGCAACTCACCGATCTAAAGAACGACGTTGAGACCTCCCAGCAGAGACTCGCTGATTATCAACGTGAAACCGGCATTCTTGGCGAGAGCGAGACCAACAACATTGTCACCGCAAAACTTGAGGACATTAACAAGCAGCTAAGTGCAGCAGAAGCAAATCGCATCGTGAAAGAAGCCGTCTGGCGTCTTGCCAAGAGCGGAGATCCCGAGCTCATCTCCTCGATGGCAGGCACTTCCCTGGTGCCAGGCATTGCGAGTAGCTCCGCTCCCCTCGGACTTCTGCCCACTCTCCGCGCCCAAGAGGCGCAGCTCAAAGCCGACATCGCGCAAAACTCCGAACGCCTCGGGCCTTCATTCCCAAAACTCGTGCAGATGCGTGCCCAACTCGCCGACCTCCAGTCCTCTATTCAATCCGAACTCGGCAAGATTTCCGCCCGCGCAGAGAACGACTACCTCGCCGCCAAGAATGCCGAAGACATGGAGCGCGCCCTCTTCGCAAAGCAAAAACAAGAAGCGAACCAGATCAACGACAGCGCCGTGCAATACGGCGTCCTGAAGCGCGAAGCAGATGCCAACCGCGACCTCTACCAAACATTGCTTGGCAAGCTCAAAGAGGCAGGCGTCCTCGCTGGCCTCCATTCATCGGACATTCTTGTCGTTGACTCAGCGCGCGTTCCGGACAAACCGGCCAGCCCCAAACGCTTACTCAACCTTGTGCTCGGCGCCGTCATAGGACTGATTCTCGGCGTAAGCATTGCCCTCCTCCAGGACAGCCTCGACCGCACCATTCGCTCGCCCGAAGACGTTGCGCGCGTAAGCAACATTCCGACAATTGGCGTAATTCCAGTTCACTCGGACGACGACAAGAGCGAGGCCGACCAGCGCTTCCGCGCCCTCCGCGGGAACCTGCCAGCAGGATCGCCGCGGGTCACCGTCGTTTCCGGCCCAGCGCCTGGTGAAGGCAAGACAACCGTTGCCATTCATCTCGCTCAATCGCTTGGGCGGCTCGGACGTCGAGTGCTCCTCGTGGACGCCGACCTACATCGTCCCAGCGTTCACAAGTACCTCAAACTCGACAACTCGTCTGCAGGCCTCAGCGAATTGCTCACTGATTCACATCTTCTCTCGGGAGATAGCCGAACGCTGCCGGATGGAATCGCGCTATTACTTGCCGGTACAGCAACTGAGCAAGCCATTGATCACGTCGAATCACCTCGGATGGGCGCCCTCATCGATCACTGGCGCTCTACATACGACGATATCGTTATTGATACTCCGCCCGTCCTCGCTTACAGCAACGCGGTTTCCATCTCGAAATTTGCTGACGCGGTCCTCCTCGTACTCCGCGCCGGGCAAACCAGCAGCGACGCCCTTGTTCGCTCACTCGAAATCTTCGAACAGTCAGGTGTGAAAGTAAGCGGCGCCGTTCTCAACCGACTCGATTTCCACTCGCCCTATTACAAACACTATTACGGCAACGACTACCGCTCCCTGCAAGAGCCCACTTCATGA
- a CDS encoding polysaccharide biosynthesis/export family protein: protein MKTLAAILLLLSATFLRSQSDANLTIGPGDLISIDVFDVSELKQELRVNESGDAELALVGALHVASLTPDAASTQIASALESRRLVVKPQVRVLIREYATQGATVSGEVRKPGIYQIYAPRLLSQLISEAGGLTELASPTVRIKRRNGTDESVRLPRNDSSSLIMVYPGDTILVQRAGITYLVGDVSRSGGFVMQNDGELSVAQLVALGGGLAPTAKAGHAKLVRKTLSGREEIEVNVAEILRGRAPDVALHNEDILFIPNSAWKTAATRLQNITQLTLGAAIYSSLN from the coding sequence ATGAAGACCCTAGCTGCGATTCTCCTGCTTCTAAGCGCGACCTTCCTGCGCTCTCAATCCGACGCCAACCTGACGATCGGCCCCGGCGACCTCATCTCTATTGATGTCTTCGATGTTTCCGAACTCAAACAGGAGTTACGGGTCAACGAATCCGGAGACGCCGAACTCGCCTTAGTCGGAGCGCTCCACGTCGCGAGTCTCACTCCAGACGCCGCCTCCACGCAGATCGCGTCTGCGCTCGAATCCCGGAGACTGGTCGTAAAACCTCAAGTCCGGGTCCTCATCCGCGAGTACGCGACTCAGGGCGCTACGGTCTCCGGCGAAGTTCGCAAGCCAGGTATTTACCAGATCTACGCCCCGCGCCTTCTCTCGCAACTTATTTCTGAAGCCGGCGGCCTTACCGAACTCGCTTCGCCAACCGTCCGAATTAAGCGGCGCAACGGCACCGACGAATCCGTTCGTCTCCCGCGCAACGATAGCTCCTCGCTGATCATGGTCTACCCAGGTGACACCATCCTCGTGCAACGAGCAGGCATTACCTATCTTGTAGGCGATGTCTCGCGCTCCGGCGGATTCGTGATGCAAAACGATGGCGAGCTTTCCGTCGCACAACTAGTCGCGCTTGGTGGCGGACTCGCACCCACTGCAAAAGCCGGGCACGCAAAGCTCGTCCGCAAGACTCTATCCGGCCGCGAGGAAATCGAAGTCAATGTCGCCGAAATCCTCCGGGGTCGTGCCCCCGACGTCGCCCTCCACAACGAGGACATCCTCTTCATTCCAAATAGCGCATGGAAGACGGCAGCCACGCGGCTTCAGAACATCACGCAGCTGACCCTCGGGGCAGCCATCTACAGCAGTCTCAACTAG
- a CDS encoding ChbG/HpnK family deacetylase: MEDGSHAASEHHAADPRGSHLQQSQLEMRVILHADDLGISSVVNESVFCLLDEGRLTSASILANGPEFREAARLSKFFPHCSFGMHLNLTEFAPLLPSAGLAPFLSSDGSFQRKAIPLRLDGQVQRAVVKEWRAQIACLRNAGVTISHIDSHHHIHTRLALLPCLLEVCAEEKIDRVRLRHTFTGNEALSRWRIDNLLYNWTLRQSFTCTDEFGPLLAYVKGPHRLPESCTAELMVHPGHENYSQETSALTYCGSRDFLSQHERISYLDLN; encoded by the coding sequence ATGGAAGACGGCAGCCACGCGGCTTCAGAACATCACGCAGCTGACCCTCGGGGCAGCCATCTACAGCAGTCTCAACTAGAGATGAGAGTCATCCTCCACGCCGACGACCTGGGCATCAGCTCTGTCGTCAACGAATCGGTGTTTTGTCTCCTGGATGAAGGACGCCTGACTTCCGCCAGCATCCTCGCCAACGGGCCGGAATTCCGCGAAGCCGCTCGCCTTAGCAAGTTTTTCCCTCACTGCTCGTTCGGCATGCATCTGAACCTCACGGAATTTGCACCGCTCCTCCCTTCGGCAGGGTTGGCTCCCTTCCTGTCCTCGGACGGCAGCTTTCAGCGGAAGGCGATACCGCTGCGTCTCGATGGTCAGGTTCAGCGCGCAGTCGTCAAGGAGTGGCGTGCCCAGATCGCTTGTCTGCGGAATGCCGGCGTGACGATCAGCCACATTGATTCTCATCATCACATCCACACCCGGCTCGCATTGCTTCCCTGCTTACTCGAAGTTTGCGCCGAAGAAAAGATTGATCGGGTGCGCCTGCGCCACACCTTCACCGGAAATGAGGCCCTTTCCCGCTGGCGGATCGACAACCTGCTCTACAACTGGACGCTCCGTCAGTCCTTCACTTGCACCGATGAATTCGGCCCGTTGCTCGCCTATGTCAAAGGCCCGCACCGCCTGCCCGAGAGCTGCACCGCCGAACTCATGGTTCATCCCGGTCACGAAAACTATTCGCAGGAAACATCTGCGCTCACTTACTGTGGGAGTCGCGATTTCCTGTCGCAACACGAACGAATCAGTTACTTGGATCTCAATTGA